In the Mya arenaria isolate MELC-2E11 chromosome 11, ASM2691426v1 genome, one interval contains:
- the LOC128209570 gene encoding tumor necrosis factor receptor superfamily member 16-like, with translation MRVRKHYLTAYVFQHNFIILISLLQSHYVMGVLPYPQLRLYAGSRKDSCQTGQYYHKDTNGSGKCRKCFVCPKGYTEHLPCSKTTNRSCKPCEIGTSFSDKRGGICRNCTECERGQFIRRQCLPYKDTRCKTCPKGTYSLDGESFGCKFCSVCKEHEEEVSLCTPLQNRVCRLKEEDYSNITNPWDSGIPEYSTDFNFATRLVLIALLIFISCTFVIFLFATVLQTISTRFPSVKCFFII, from the exons ATGAGAGTTCGAAAGCATTATTTGACAGCCTACGTGTTTCAGCATAACTTcattattttgatttctttgCTGCAAAGTCATTACGTTATGGGAGTTTTGCCT TACCCACAGCTTAGATTATATGCTGGTTCTCGGAAGGACAGTTGCCAAACAGGACAATACTATCACAAGGATACAAATGGAAGTGGAAAGTGCAGAAAGTGTTTCGTATGTCCTAAAGGATACACGGAGCATTTGCCGTGTTCCAAGACTACCAACAGGTCTTGTAAACCATGTGAAATTGGGACTTCTTTTAGTGACAAACGCGGAGGAATTTGCCGGAACTGCACTGAGTGTGAACGAGGTCAGTTTATAAGAAGACAGTGTTTGCCTTATAAAGATACAAGGTGTAAAACCTGTCCTAAAGGAACTTATTCGTTAGACGGAGAAAGTTTTGGGTGTAAATTCTGCTCAGTTTGCAAAGAACATGAAGAAGAAGTATCGCTTTGTACTCCACTGCAGAATCGAGTGTGTAGGTTAAAAgaag aggATTATTCCAACATTACCAACCCTTGGGATTCCGGAATACCAGAATACAGCACGGATTTTAATTTTGCCACACGACTCGTCCTCATAGCTCTCTTAATATTTATCTCTTGCACCTTCGTTATCTTCTTGTTTGCAACTGTTTTACAAACAATCAGCACTAGGTTCCCAAGTGTGAAGTGCTTCTTCATTATTTAG